In Salmo trutta chromosome 28, fSalTru1.1, whole genome shotgun sequence, one DNA window encodes the following:
- the LOC115165265 gene encoding probable serine/threonine-protein kinase clkA, giving the protein MSYTNSYTNNFTNSYTNSYTNSYTNTFTNSYTNSYTNTFTNSYTNSYTNTFTNSYTNTFTNSYTNSHTNSYTNSYNNTFTNSYTNSYTNSFTNSYTNSYTNSFTNSYTNSYTNTFTMSYTNSYTNTFTMSYTNSFTNSYTNSFTNSYTNSFTNSYTNTFTMSYTNSYTNSYTNTFTMSYTNSYTNSFTNSYTNSYTNSFTNSCTNSYTNTFTMSYTNSYTNTFTMSYTNSYTNTFTMSYTNSYTNSFTNSYTNSYTNSFTNSYTNSYTNSYTNSYTNSYTNSYTNSFTNSYTNSYTNSYTNNFTNSYTNTFTNSYTNSFTNSYTNSYTNTFTMSYTNSSTNTFTMSYTNSFTNSYTNSYTNTFTNSYTNSYTNTFTMSYTNSFTNSYTNSYTNTFTMSYTNSYTNTFTMSYTNSYTNTFTNSYTNSYTNSYTNSFTNSYTNSFTNSYTNSYTNTFTNSYTNSYTNTFTNSYTNSFTNSCTNSYTNSYTNTFTNSYTNSYTNTFTNSYTNSYTNTFTNSYTNTFTNSYTNSYTNTFTNSYTNSYTNTFTMSYTNTFTMSYTNSFTNSYTNSYTNSYTNTFTNSYTKLHQHFYKQLLQQLHQHFYKQLHQQLHQHFYKQLHQHFYNELHQQLHQHFYKQLHQQLHQQLHQQFYKQLHQQLHQHFYNELHQHFYNELHQQFYKQLHQ; this is encoded by the exons ATGAGTTACACCAACAGTTACACCAACAATTTTACAAACAGTTACACCAACAGTTACACCAACAGTTACACCAACACTTTTACCAACAGTTACACCAACAGTTACACCAACACTTTTACCAACAGTTACACCAACAGTTACACCAACACTTTTACAAACAGTTACACCAACACTTTTACAAACAGTTACACCAACAGTCACACCAACAGTTACACCAACAGTTACAACAACACTTTTACAAACAGTTACACCAACAGTTACACCAACAGTTTTACAAACAGTTACACCAACAGTTACACCAACAGTTTTACAAACAGTTACACCAACAGTTACACCAACACTTTTACAATGAGTTACACCAATAGTTACACCAACACTTTTACAATGAGTTACACCAACAGTTTTACAAACAGTTACACCAACAGTTTTACAAACAGTTACACCAACAGTTTTACAAACAGTTACACCAACACTTTTACAATGAGTTACACCAACAGTTACACCAACAGTTACACCAACACTTTTACAATGAGTTACACCAACAGTTACACCAACAGTTTTACAAACAGTTACACCAACAGTTACACCAACAGTTTTACAAACAGTTGCACCAACAGTTACACCAACACTTTTACAATGAGTTACACCAACAGTTACACCAACACTTTTACAATGAGTTACACCAACAGTTACACCAACACTTTTACAATGAGTTACACCAACAGTTACACCAACAGTTTTACAAACAGTTACACCAACAGTTACACCAACAGTTTTACAAACAGTTACACCAACAGTTACACCAACAGTTACACAAACAGCTACACCAACAGCTACACCAACAGTTACACCAACAGTTTTACAAACAGTTACACCAATAGTTACACCAACAGTTACACCAACAATTTTACAAACAGTTACACCAACACTTTTACAAACAGTTACACCAACAGTTTTACAAACAGTTACACCAACAGTTACACCAACACTTTTACAATGAGTTACACCAACAGTTCAACCAACACTTTTACAATGAGTTACACCAACAGTTTTACAAACAGTTACACCAACAGTTACACCAACACTTTTACAAACAGTTACACCAACAGTTACACCAACACTTTTACAATGAGTTACACCAACAGTTTTACAAACAGTTACACCAACAGTTACACCAACACTTTTACAATGAGTTACACCAACAGTTACACCAACACTTTTACAATGAGTTACACCAACAGTTACACCAACACTTTTACAAACAGTTACACCAACAGTTACACCAATAGTTACACCAACAGTTTTACAAACAGTTACACCAACAGTTTTACAAACAGCTACACCAACAGTTACACCAACACTTTTACAAACAGTTACACCAACAGTTACACCAACACTTTTACAAACAGTTACACCAACAGTTTTACAAACAGCTGCACCAACAGTTACACCAACAGTTACACCAACACTTTTACAAACAGTTACACCAACAGTTACACCAACACTTTTACAAACAGTTACACCAACAGTTACACCAACACTTTTACAAACAGTTACACCAACACTTTTACAAACAGTTACACCAACAGTTACACCAACACTTTTACAAACAGTTACACCAACAGTTACACCAACACTTTTACAATGAG TTACACCAACACTTTTACAATGAGTTACACCAACAGTTTTACAAACAGTTACACCAATAGTTACACCAACAGTTACACCAACACTTTTACAAACAGTTACACCAAGTTACACCAACACTTTTACAAACAGTTACTCCAACAGTTACACCAACACTTTTACAAACAGTTACACCAACAGTTACACCAACACTTTTACAAACAGTTACACCAACACTTTTACAATGAGTTACACCAACAGTTACACCAACACTTTTACAAACAGCTACACCAACAGCTACACCAACAGTTACACCAACAGTTTTACAAACAGTTACACCAACAGTTACACCAACACTTTTACAATGAGTTACACCAACACTTTTACAATGAGTTACACCAACAGTTTTACAAACAGTTACACCAATAG